A window of the Tropheryma whipplei str. Twist genome harbors these coding sequences:
- a CDS encoding putative Ig domain-containing protein gives MTPTTQGYITSYTVTNTGVTSGGTGANGLPKGLSIDTTKGTITGSIDTGVTPGEYVATITVTYSNASTSKTEVSPVLPSSSVHALTSPNRTAYPQVTCSHYSATGTRLCYVTCHLLPPAV, from the coding sequence ATTACACCAACTACACAGGGTTATATAACTTCTTATACAGTTACCAATACAGGTGTTACATCAGGTGGAACTGGTGCAAATGGTCTACCTAAAGGACTAAGTATTGATACAACCAAAGGAACCATAACAGGAAGTATAGATACAGGTGTTACACCTGGAGAGTATGTTGCAACCATTACTGTTACGTATAGTAATGCCAGTACCAGTAAGACAGAGGTTAGTCCTGTATTACCCAGTAGTAGTGTTCATGCACTAACTTCACCAAATAGAACAGCTTACCCTCAGGTTACCTGTAGCCATTACAGCGCAACCGGTACCCGCTTGTGTTATGTTACATGTCACCTGTTACCCCCTGCTGTGTAA
- a CDS encoding putative Ig domain-containing protein: protein MCCVTCNTTTYTNLSYTVTNTTETSPTGSGGLPKGLTLDTTKGEITGSIDTGVSQGIYTVVVTGTAPTVTSNATTLSSTTVSAVYTILVTHNP from the coding sequence ATGTGTTGTGTTACGTGTAACACAACAACATATACCAATCTGTCTTATACAGTTACCAATACAACAGAGACAAGTCCAACTGGATCTGGTGGTCTACCTAAAGGACTAACCCTTGATACAACCAAAGGAGAGATAACAGGAAGTATAGATACAGGTGTTAGCCAAGGTATATATACAGTAGTAGTAACAGGTACTGCACCTACTGTTACTAGTAATGCTACAACCCTTAGTAGCACAACTGTTAGTGCTGTATATACCATTCTTGTTACGCACAATCCATAA
- a CDS encoding aspartate carbamoyltransferase: MTAHNTPKVHCVIRQALRGQRIGPRQLAEQIGVDIKQLWSWLEPTWSQTLDIPQSILHDLEDAIDDTSAFYNTQHLLSIDQINRRSLERLFYVTDMFQPLARRQVRCNILNGAVLVCLFYEASTRTRFSFSTAFSRMGGAVVTEADMLQSSSVAKGESTSDTSRVISGYADIVVVRHSELGFAERYASDSLVPVINAGDGSGEHPTQAILDVYTIESEFLYREKTIDGSCIAIIGDLKHGRTVHSLIKLLSLYEGLTFKIFSITDLELPNDFHDLLSGRGHTLEVCDSLRNAVNAADVIYATRVQTERIAQDLTAVTGCRLTREVLDDCKKDVIVLHPLPRDSRPDALDIGTDLDSYSGFMPFGQANNGVPVRMAIFSEILGITDKIEFADSIPWARRIPYPQALP; encoded by the coding sequence GTGACTGCTCATAATACCCCGAAGGTTCATTGTGTTATCCGCCAGGCTTTACGAGGTCAGCGCATAGGCCCCCGGCAGCTTGCCGAGCAAATTGGTGTTGACATCAAACAACTTTGGTCATGGCTGGAACCCACATGGTCGCAAACACTTGACATCCCGCAGTCCATTCTGCATGACCTGGAAGATGCTATTGATGACACATCCGCGTTTTACAATACTCAACACTTGTTATCCATTGACCAAATAAATCGCAGAAGCCTTGAGAGATTATTTTATGTAACAGATATGTTTCAGCCCCTTGCAAGGCGTCAGGTGAGGTGCAACATTCTGAACGGCGCGGTCCTTGTCTGTCTTTTTTACGAAGCTAGTACGCGTACAAGATTTAGTTTTTCGACTGCTTTTTCCCGGATGGGTGGGGCCGTTGTGACAGAGGCCGATATGCTTCAGTCTTCCTCGGTTGCAAAAGGGGAATCAACCTCAGACACCAGTCGAGTTATTTCTGGGTATGCGGATATTGTAGTTGTTCGGCATTCAGAACTTGGATTTGCTGAAAGATACGCCTCTGACAGCTTGGTTCCGGTTATAAATGCCGGAGATGGTTCGGGCGAGCACCCGACCCAGGCGATTCTGGATGTATACACAATAGAAAGTGAATTTCTTTACAGAGAGAAAACAATCGATGGCAGCTGTATTGCGATCATCGGTGATCTAAAACACGGCAGAACCGTTCATTCACTGATTAAGCTTTTATCCCTTTATGAGGGGTTAACATTCAAAATATTTTCTATAACAGATCTTGAGCTTCCGAATGATTTTCATGATCTCCTGTCTGGTCGTGGTCATACCCTAGAGGTTTGTGACAGCTTGAGGAATGCTGTCAATGCCGCAGATGTTATTTATGCAACGCGTGTTCAAACAGAAAGGATTGCGCAGGACTTGACAGCTGTAACGGGGTGTAGGCTGACACGGGAAGTGCTTGATGATTGTAAAAAGGATGTGATTGTATTGCATCCACTTCCACGTGATTCCCGCCCAGATGCTCTAGACATAGGAACTGATCTTGATTCGTACAGTGGGTTTATGCCATTTGGTCAAGCGAATAATGGGGTTCCTGTTAGAATGGCAATCTTCTCAGAAATCCTGGGGATAACCGACAAAATAGAGTTCGCAGATTCTATACCATGGGCAAGAAGAATACCTTACCCCCAGGCCTTACCCTAA
- a CDS encoding putative Ig domain-containing protein — protein MTPTTQGYITSYTVTNTDITSGGTNANGLPKGLTLDATKGTITGSIDGGVSTELYKVTITATAPSYSSSTTLTSTSVTATYTILITPVV, from the coding sequence ATTACACCAACTACACAGGGTTATATAACTTCTTATACAGTTACTAATACAGATATTACATCAGGTGGAACTAATGCAAATGGTCTACCTAAAGGACTAACCCTTGATGCAACCAAAGGAACCATAACAGGAAGTATAGATGGGGGTGTTAGTACGGAGTTATACAAAGTAACTATTACTGCAACTGCACCTTCCTATTCTTCCTCTACAACCCTTACTAGTACAAGTGTTACTGCAACATATACCATTCTTATTACCCCTGTTGTGTAA
- a CDS encoding putative Ig domain-containing protein yields the protein MPLTHHIYTVVVTGTAPTVTNNATTLTSTIVSATYTFLVTSTTPGLSSTATGVSIGQTNITITPTTQGYITSYTVASTDATSGGTSANGLPKGLTLNSSGTITGSIDTSVTPGEYKVSFYAFASPVATLRIPSYLVTYTFYVLPSNSSSVHALTSPSRACNKQTYCGLIMQNIALDDASTSFTVKAIPNYYDYPSDFKNKLSHRVTSVM from the coding sequence ATGCCCTTAACACACCACATATATACAGTAGTAGTAACAGGTACTGCACCTACTGTTACTAATAATGCTACAACCCTTACTAGCACAATTGTTAGTGCAACATATACATTTCTTGTTACCAGTACTACACCTGGTTTATCTAGTACAGCCACAGGTGTATCTATAGGTCAGACTAATATAACTATTACACCAACTACACAGGGTTATATAACTTCTTATACAGTTGCTAGTACAGATGCTACATCTGGTGGAACTAGTGCAAATGGTCTACCTAAAGGACTAACCCTTAATTCCTCTGGAACCATAACAGGAAGTATAGATACGAGTGTTACACCTGGAGAGTATAAAGTAAGCTTTTACGCTTTTGCATCACCTGTTGCTACCCTTCGTATACCTTCTTATCTTGTTACATATACCTTTTATGTATTACCCAGTAATAGTAGTAGTGTTCATGCACTAACTTCACCAAGTAGGGCATGTAACAAACAAACATACTGTGGTCTAATAATGCAGAATATTGCACTAGATGATGCATCAACCAGCTTTACTGTCAAAGCTATACCTAACTACTATGACTATCCCAGTGATTTCAAGAACAAACTCTCTCATCGAGTAACCTCTGTAATGTAA
- a CDS encoding MFS transporter: protein MVFIPSVLSSMVEGGLLPSVALIAAHESSSSALAGLAVSAGLIGYLASNIPGGIVVSRFGELRGMMIALSCAGISVLINIFSSSVALLTFGVFLSGFSFGAYGVARHSFMTLYTPLKVRARAFSVLGGAFRLGGALGTFLVSGVVVLTGNVRSVFVVHLAIVILLVIFLFLVRNVQKTDKSPKMLAEQPNSIKAMWEAVQSKKGQLITIGSAAGILAAARVSRSVILPLVGLHVGLKPEQITFIIGIGSTLEAFLFYSSGYVMDKWGRVWSAAPALFMVGGAYLLVFFAESYVAFLAISLLMGIGNALGSGIILTLGADLAGTSDQTAFISVWRLVTDIGQSVGPLGMSTLLGITSLTGAAGVMGLTCFAAAGIMIRYLHIYLPNKRAKT, encoded by the coding sequence GTGGTTTTTATCCCATCGGTTCTATCCTCTATGGTGGAGGGTGGCCTTCTTCCCTCGGTTGCGCTTATAGCCGCGCATGAGAGCTCCTCCAGTGCTCTTGCGGGTCTTGCTGTTTCAGCTGGCCTGATTGGGTATCTTGCGAGTAATATACCTGGCGGCATTGTCGTAAGCAGATTCGGCGAGCTGCGCGGCATGATGATTGCGCTGAGCTGCGCGGGAATCAGTGTGCTTATAAATATCTTCTCTAGCAGTGTTGCGCTGCTTACATTTGGGGTGTTTCTGAGTGGTTTTTCCTTTGGCGCGTATGGTGTTGCACGGCACTCCTTTATGACTCTTTATACTCCTTTGAAGGTCAGGGCACGGGCATTCTCAGTGCTCGGCGGAGCGTTCAGGCTCGGCGGAGCGTTGGGTACGTTTCTTGTGTCAGGTGTTGTTGTTCTGACAGGAAATGTGCGAAGCGTGTTTGTTGTGCATCTTGCTATTGTTATTCTCTTGGTCATTTTTCTGTTCCTGGTGCGGAATGTGCAGAAAACTGATAAGTCACCCAAAATGCTTGCAGAGCAGCCAAACAGTATAAAAGCTATGTGGGAAGCTGTTCAGTCTAAAAAGGGCCAGTTGATTACAATTGGTTCTGCCGCTGGAATACTTGCTGCGGCGAGGGTTAGCAGGTCGGTTATTCTGCCACTGGTTGGATTACATGTTGGCCTTAAGCCGGAACAAATTACATTCATAATAGGTATTGGGTCAACCCTTGAGGCGTTTCTGTTCTATTCTTCTGGATATGTAATGGATAAGTGGGGGCGGGTGTGGTCCGCTGCGCCAGCATTGTTTATGGTTGGTGGGGCTTATCTCCTCGTTTTCTTTGCCGAAAGTTATGTGGCTTTCTTGGCTATTAGCCTGTTGATGGGAATTGGTAACGCTCTTGGAAGTGGGATTATCCTAACCCTTGGGGCTGACCTTGCTGGAACATCTGATCAGACCGCATTTATAAGTGTGTGGCGTCTTGTAACCGATATTGGGCAGAGTGTTGGTCCGCTCGGTATGTCAACCCTATTGGGAATTACAAGTCTTACCGGCGCGGCTGGGGTTATGGGTCTGACCTGCTTTGCTGCGGCTGGGATTATGATACGCTACCTGCACATTTACCTGCCCAATAAACGAGCTAAAACCTAA
- the prfB gene encoding peptide chain release factor 2 has protein sequence MNITELFDSLKEIEKTFSEITSVVSPVLLSKRIAELTARVSDPDLWTTPDRAQQIARELSITKAQLDRLTNLEAQLDEMRVLVTLLENEHDAGLLDEGSRKAKLLLEEANHLLIQNMLNNEYDCYPAVLTIRAGAGGIDAADFAQMLLRMYIRWAQKHSSEAIVMDISYAEEAGIRSATLRIDLPFAFGKLHQESGTHRLVRISPFNAAGKRHTSFAAVEVIPLLEEVSSIEITNDEIRIDVFRSSGPGGQSVNTTDSAVRITHLPTGIVVSCQNEKSQIQNRESAMRILRARLLLNKRQEEAAIRKELAGNIVASWGEQVRNYVLAPYQLVKDLRSLHESSMPDKVFDGDIDGFIDAGIKWHAQKHILNQNGTRE, from the coding sequence ATGAATATTACCGAACTTTTTGATTCCCTGAAGGAAATCGAGAAGACCTTCAGTGAAATAACAAGTGTTGTTTCGCCAGTTTTGCTCTCAAAGAGAATAGCAGAACTAACCGCTCGCGTGTCGGATCCAGATCTTTGGACCACACCCGACAGGGCACAACAGATCGCGCGTGAGCTCAGCATTACAAAAGCCCAACTCGATCGCCTAACAAATCTTGAAGCCCAACTTGATGAAATGCGTGTTCTGGTTACTCTATTAGAGAATGAGCATGACGCTGGCCTGCTTGATGAGGGCAGCAGAAAGGCGAAATTACTCCTTGAGGAGGCCAACCACCTGTTGATTCAAAACATGCTAAATAATGAGTACGATTGCTATCCTGCAGTGCTTACAATCCGGGCAGGAGCGGGCGGTATTGATGCCGCCGATTTCGCACAGATGCTCTTGCGAATGTATATACGGTGGGCCCAAAAACACTCTTCCGAAGCGATTGTAATGGACATAAGCTATGCCGAAGAGGCCGGCATTCGTTCAGCAACCCTGCGAATTGATCTACCATTTGCTTTTGGTAAGTTACATCAAGAGTCAGGAACTCATAGGCTGGTTCGGATTAGCCCGTTTAACGCAGCCGGAAAAAGACATACAAGCTTTGCTGCAGTTGAGGTAATACCTCTCCTAGAGGAGGTATCTTCTATCGAAATAACTAATGATGAAATCAGAATAGATGTCTTTAGATCATCAGGACCCGGAGGACAGTCTGTTAACACAACAGACTCAGCAGTCAGAATAACCCATCTCCCAACAGGAATTGTAGTCTCCTGCCAAAACGAGAAAAGCCAGATACAAAACCGAGAATCAGCAATGCGGATCCTGCGAGCGAGGCTGCTCCTTAACAAGAGACAGGAAGAGGCTGCCATTCGTAAGGAGCTTGCCGGAAACATAGTTGCAAGCTGGGGTGAGCAGGTGCGCAATTATGTTCTCGCGCCTTATCAGCTTGTAAAGGATCTTCGCAGTCTGCACGAAAGTTCCATGCCGGACAAAGTGTTTGACGGTGACATTGATGGCTTCATTGATGCCGGAATAAAATGGCACGCGCAAAAACACATACTAAACCAAAATGGCACGCGCGAATAG
- the ftsE gene encoding cell division ATP-binding protein FtsE, with protein sequence MIRFKNVSKVYPGAQLPALSDVTLNITRGEFVFLVGASGSGKSSFLRLILREERATTGLLHVLGQDLTKIRYRKIPVFRRSLGVVFQDFRLLANKTVFDNVAFTLKVIGRSSGFIQNAVPDVLRTVGLENKSDNFPGELSGGEQQRVAIARAVVNKPAILLADEPTGNLDPITSAGIMQIFERINAGGTTVVMATHEASIVNEMQKRVVEVSQGCIVRDEVQGEFGITTKLLVQDKEVSVFLSTKEGAAGSSDASSCANNITGTGRCDTGLRDTHKSDTHNATPRDRALLHDPGLHDTGLQGDVTQGYMTQGVRHSTNLNSANQHSDRQYSDGQGGVDQYGDSGINSQDRLPTSVQSADTERHTGPDNTGQYPIQKIPGQTNAIYNPNSQPNPKNTGTDNTVTGSRVSYRDRHDNIDQNRSVQCQTTQISDDQNRAVPNNVNAPNNTPASRVPGRMPNGHMLDDQDSDRFNTNYSITNNADISDSMLYGDASSDGVLSSTLMHADHIASGRGERGVSIVAAGARPHTPQPCTGQSHTDQPCDLGRLCDPHELPHRFTDERTDKLPTSQLHGLQVTSGSQHPTNQGVHDTGNRGKDTPEHRDGQHRDGHSGADQYRDDQHRSVQYSTDQSGTAHRDGQNRAAQQSARQCGESHSDCHSDGQHSDRQHSNDQSGDGQHSTVEESILEAEKLSIAARTAADRFHTPFSLDNPYYAPHSTQHRSGQNNTDQSGDGHTERRRSKQSETGVTDIHDSGINSTKAHRAASKTGPIKTGPIKTGQYPGQTDNTGQKIPGQANAIYNPNSQHDLENTGTDKTVPGRALPGITDQSGVDQYRDGQSSATDTAAHTNTHSTDTRHDNTHEHMRRLLPDSDQSGSVDTPVGATRDPKSNTDQHRDGQSGESHRSVQHRAPHDPENTGPDR encoded by the coding sequence GTGATACGCTTCAAGAATGTCTCCAAGGTATACCCAGGGGCTCAGCTGCCCGCGCTGAGCGATGTAACACTCAATATAACGCGCGGTGAGTTCGTTTTTCTAGTTGGTGCCTCTGGCTCGGGTAAATCAAGTTTTTTGCGTCTTATTCTCCGCGAAGAGCGGGCGACAACGGGCCTTCTCCATGTTTTAGGTCAGGATCTCACAAAAATTCGGTACCGTAAAATCCCGGTTTTTCGTCGAAGTCTGGGTGTAGTCTTCCAAGACTTTAGGCTTCTGGCAAATAAAACCGTTTTTGATAATGTCGCCTTTACCCTAAAAGTGATCGGTCGCTCAAGTGGGTTTATACAAAATGCAGTTCCAGATGTTTTGCGCACTGTTGGATTGGAAAATAAGTCTGACAACTTTCCCGGCGAGCTATCCGGCGGTGAGCAGCAAAGGGTTGCTATTGCCCGAGCCGTTGTAAACAAACCGGCAATATTGCTCGCAGATGAGCCTACAGGAAATCTTGATCCCATTACCAGTGCGGGGATTATGCAGATCTTTGAGCGTATAAACGCCGGGGGGACAACCGTTGTGATGGCAACTCATGAAGCGAGTATAGTCAACGAAATGCAAAAACGAGTTGTCGAGGTCAGTCAGGGATGCATCGTGCGGGATGAAGTCCAGGGTGAGTTTGGTATCACAACGAAACTCCTGGTTCAAGATAAAGAAGTATCGGTTTTTCTGTCAACAAAAGAGGGTGCAGCAGGTAGCAGTGATGCAAGTAGCTGCGCAAATAACATAACCGGCACAGGGAGATGTGACACAGGATTACGTGATACCCATAAATCTGATACACATAATGCAACACCCCGTGACCGCGCATTATTACATGACCCTGGATTACATGACACAGGATTACAGGGAGATGTGACACAAGGGTACATGACACAGGGTGTTAGGCACAGCACTAACCTGAACAGTGCCAATCAACACAGCGACAGACAGTACAGTGACGGGCAGGGCGGTGTAGATCAGTACGGTGATTCGGGCATTAATTCGCAAGACAGATTACCTACATCTGTCCAGTCGGCAGATACAGAGCGCCACACAGGGCCAGATAACACAGGGCAGTACCCAATCCAAAAAATACCGGGACAGACAAATGCGATATACAACCCAAATAGTCAACCCAATCCAAAAAATACCGGGACAGACAACACAGTGACGGGCAGTCGTGTTTCATACCGCGATAGACACGACAACATAGATCAAAACAGATCAGTCCAGTGCCAGACAACACAGATCAGTGACGATCAAAACCGGGCAGTACCAAACAATGTAAATGCACCAAACAATACACCAGCCAGTCGTGTGCCCGGGCGCATGCCCAATGGCCATATGTTGGATGATCAAGATTCTGACAGATTCAATACAAATTACTCGATTACCAATAATGCGGATATATCTGATAGTATGTTGTACGGCGATGCATCCTCTGATGGTGTATTATCCAGCACCTTGATGCACGCTGACCATATCGCAAGCGGGCGTGGTGAACGCGGTGTTAGCATTGTCGCCGCGGGTGCGCGCCCGCACACTCCTCAACCGTGCACAGGTCAATCTCATACGGATCAACCGTGTGACCTGGGCCGGTTGTGTGATCCGCATGAGTTACCACATCGATTCACCGATGAGCGTACCGACAAATTACCCACTTCACAGTTACACGGATTACAGGTCACCTCCGGGTCACAACACCCAACAAACCAAGGGGTACATGATACAGGTAACAGAGGCAAGGATACCCCTGAGCACAGGGATGGGCAACACAGGGATGGGCACAGCGGTGCCGATCAGTACAGGGACGATCAACATAGATCAGTACAGTACAGCACAGATCAGAGCGGGACGGCCCACCGTGACGGGCAAAACCGGGCAGCGCAGCAGAGTGCCAGACAGTGCGGTGAATCACACAGTGATTGCCACAGCGATGGGCAACATAGCGACAGACAACACAGCAACGATCAGAGCGGTGACGGGCAACACAGCACTGTTGAGGAGAGCATCCTGGAGGCAGAAAAGCTATCTATTGCAGCCCGCACAGCAGCAGATAGATTCCATACTCCATTTAGTCTTGATAATCCATATTATGCACCCCACAGCACACAACACAGATCAGGGCAAAACAACACAGATCAGAGCGGTGACGGACACACAGAGCGGCGTAGATCAAAACAGTCGGAAACCGGCGTGACAGACATACATGACTCTGGCATAAACAGCACCAAAGCACACAGGGCAGCAAGCAAAACAGGGCCGATCAAAACAGGGCCGATCAAAACAGGGCAGTACCCGGGCCAAACAGACAACACGGGCCAAAAAATACCGGGACAGGCGAATGCGATATACAACCCAAACAGTCAACACGATCTAGAAAATACTGGGACAGACAAAACAGTGCCGGGCAGAGCTCTGCCCGGCATCACAGATCAGAGCGGCGTAGATCAGTACAGGGACGGGCAGAGCTCTGCAACAGATACCGCAGCCCACACAAATACACACTCCACAGATACACGCCACGATAACACACACGAGCACATGCGACGTTTATTACCTGACAGTGATCAATCTGGCAGTGTGGATACACCTGTTGGCGCAACACGCGATCCAAAATCGAATACAGATCAACACCGTGACGGGCAGAGCGGGGAATCACACAGATCAGTGCAACACCGCGCGCCCCACGATCCAGAAAACACCGGACCTGACAGGTAA
- the ftsX gene encoding permease-like cell division protein FtsX, with protein MFTFILSELIHNVRRSASMVSSVIIVTFISLTFVGTAALMQLQIVHMKSFWYDRAQVAIFLCTEHSSQSTCSAGKATEEQKDSVRQRLDSSVIKPLIEKYYFENHEQAYKNFKEQFKNNKIVELTTPDQLNETFWVKLHNPSQSTVIIEAFNDISGVDSVVDQRQYLNQIFYILNLASVTSISIAAVMLIAAVMLIATTIRLSAFTRRKEIEIMRLVGASNFFVQAPFVLEGIFAASIGALLSSIAIVSIAQFFITDYLAVKLPVVSFFSVGDSLIIVPIIFGIAILLSGLSAKFSISRSLRV; from the coding sequence ATGTTTACCTTTATCCTCAGCGAGCTGATCCATAATGTACGCCGCAGCGCATCTATGGTCTCCTCTGTGATTATCGTCACATTTATATCTCTCACATTTGTCGGAACAGCCGCTCTCATGCAGTTACAAATCGTGCACATGAAAAGCTTCTGGTACGATCGCGCCCAGGTTGCCATTTTTCTCTGCACCGAGCATTCATCTCAATCAACCTGCAGTGCCGGTAAGGCTACCGAAGAGCAGAAAGACAGCGTGCGTCAACGTCTTGATTCCTCGGTTATAAAGCCACTAATTGAAAAGTATTATTTTGAAAATCATGAGCAAGCCTACAAAAACTTCAAAGAACAATTCAAGAACAACAAAATCGTCGAGCTGACAACACCCGACCAGCTTAACGAAACTTTTTGGGTCAAGCTGCACAACCCTTCCCAGTCGACCGTTATTATCGAAGCCTTCAACGATATAAGTGGGGTTGATTCGGTTGTCGATCAGAGGCAGTATCTAAATCAGATTTTTTATATTCTAAATCTTGCCAGCGTAACATCCATCTCAATTGCGGCTGTAATGCTGATTGCGGCTGTAATGCTGATTGCAACTACAATACGTCTTTCTGCTTTTACAAGACGCAAGGAAATCGAGATTATGCGCCTTGTTGGTGCCAGTAATTTCTTTGTCCAAGCACCATTCGTTCTCGAGGGGATTTTTGCCGCATCAATCGGTGCTCTATTATCGAGCATTGCAATCGTGTCTATCGCACAATTCTTTATTACGGACTATCTTGCTGTCAAGTTACCCGTTGTCTCATTTTTCTCTGTTGGTGATTCTTTGATAATCGTTCCGATTATTTTTGGGATTGCCATTCTCCTTTCGGGATTATCTGCAAAATTCTCGATTTCTCGTTCACTTCGGGTCTAA
- the smpB gene encoding SsrA-binding protein SmpB, whose protein sequence is MHRRSSKSYSSRNSKIPERSKIPDCVIASNKSAEYNYFLDKTFEAGLVLLGSEVKSVRQQKISLSEAYIYEDNSEIWLANLYIPEHKTGGWTNHNPRRLRKLLLHKYQIARLRKDLLIPGITLVPIKFYFRNGRAKLLIALARGKKLIDKREVIKEREATLEANRALKHRLRRPRAQRNTQRSVTPRRTRENKNVRGSKARSARRNVRREN, encoded by the coding sequence GTGCACAGGCGATCTTCTAAGAGTTACTCCTCCAGGAATTCTAAAATTCCAGAGCGTTCTAAAATTCCAGATTGCGTTATCGCATCAAACAAAAGCGCAGAATATAACTATTTTCTGGACAAAACATTTGAGGCAGGCCTTGTCCTACTGGGCAGTGAGGTAAAAAGCGTCAGACAGCAAAAAATAAGTCTGTCTGAGGCCTATATTTATGAGGATAACTCAGAAATATGGCTTGCCAATCTGTATATCCCAGAGCACAAAACGGGGGGATGGACCAATCATAATCCCCGGCGACTCAGAAAACTATTGTTACACAAGTACCAAATTGCACGTCTACGAAAAGATCTATTAATCCCTGGTATAACCCTGGTGCCCATCAAGTTTTATTTCAGGAACGGCCGCGCGAAGCTTCTTATAGCCCTTGCGCGAGGTAAAAAGCTAATTGACAAGCGCGAGGTAATAAAAGAGCGAGAGGCCACCCTAGAAGCAAACCGTGCCCTAAAACATCGCTTACGCAGACCCCGTGCACAGCGCAATACACAACGCAGTGTAACCCCGCGCCGCACGCGGGAAAATAAAAATGTACGGGGGAGTAAGGCAAGGTCTGCCAGGCGCAATGTACGGCGTGAAAACTAA